One stretch of Procambarus clarkii isolate CNS0578487 chromosome 35, FALCON_Pclarkii_2.0, whole genome shotgun sequence DNA includes these proteins:
- the LOC138371186 gene encoding zinc finger CCCH domain-containing protein 13-like: MDARENGSQGGMDARENGRQREWTPEENGRQREWTPERMDARGEWTPERMDARGEWTPERMDARENGRQREWTPEENGRQREWTPEENGRQREWTPERMDARGEWTPERMDARGEWTPERMDARENGRQREWTPERMDARENGRQRRMDARENGRQRRMDARENGRQREWTPERMDARENGRQREWTPERMDARENGRQREWTPEENGRQRDEVETKWEAER; encoded by the coding sequence ATGGACGCCAGGGAGAATGGAAGCCAAGGGGGAATGGACGCCAGAGAGAATGGACGCCAGAGAGAATGGACGCCAGAGGAGAATGGACGCCAGAGAGAATGGACGCCAGAGAGAATGGACGCCAGAGGAGAATGGACGCCAGAGAGAATGGACGCCAGAGGAGAATGGACGCCAGAGAGAATGGACGCCAGAGAGAATGGACGCCAGAGAGAATGGACGCCAGAGGAGAATGGACGCCAGAGAGAATGGACGCCAGAGGAGAATGGACGCCAGAGAGAATGGACGCCAGAGAGAATGGACGCCAGAGGAGAATGGACGCCAGAGAGAATGGACGCCAGAGGAGAATGGACGCCAGAGAGAATGGACGCCAGAGAGAATGGACGCCAGAGAGAATGGACGCCAGAGAGAATGGACGCCAGAGAGAATGGACGCCAGAGGAGAATGGACGCCAGAGAGAATGGACGCCAGAGGAGAATGGACGCCAGAGAGAATGGACGCCAGAGAGAATGGACGCCAGAGAGAATGGACGCCAGAGAGAATGGACGCCAGAGAGAATGGACGCCAGAGAGAATGGACGCCAGAGAGAATGGACGCCAGAGAGAATGGACGCCAGAGGAGAATGGAAGGCAGAGAGATGAGGTAGAGACAAAGTGGGAGGCAGAGAGATGA
- the LOC123768439 gene encoding LOW QUALITY PROTEIN: uncharacterized protein (The sequence of the model RefSeq protein was modified relative to this genomic sequence to represent the inferred CDS: deleted 1 base in 1 codon), whose product MTGALTRTFLLGVAALLHTGVVGQASEMCPCFSIRSEWDGNYDADFSVKATTRFTGLIVHLTFDNPVDSLNYWQGTVEKVDSTHFTLTNQIFSAVPNDDVTFGIEVHFTGTKPIITGVIMNGDDVCDGVGDWTTPHALDNPCDATGMTPYDYSQVLCMSYVFYEAQRSGKLPADQRVTWRGDSALDDGSDVGHDLSGGYYDAGDHVKFGFPMAYTATVLAWGLLDFEKGHELADQVEYGRAAVKWAADYFIKAHTAHYEFYGQVGEGNLDHGYWGRPEEMTMDRPSYKIDSGAPGSDLAAETAAALAAASIIFKDVDSAYASKVLSVAEELYAFADEDREVYSNSITDAAAFYRSWSGYGDELCWGALWLYRATGDDTYLTKARAAWEEFDLGTDAVQFSWDDKKAGVYALYSQIDPATAEYKTALETFLSYVMNDAPTTPQGMVFLDTWGANRHAANVAFIALYAAQYVDQANSAQYRQFAQKQIDLLLGDAGHSFVVGYGVDSPQRPHHRSSSCPWPPASCTDGWAQQQPGPNPHVLYGALVGGPAEDGTYSDDRNDYVHNEVACDYNAAFTGALAALVELS is encoded by the exons ATGACCGGAGCGCTCACCAGGACCTTCCTGCTGGGGGTCGCCGCCCTCCTCCACACAG gtgtggtgggtcaggcgaGCGAGATGTGTCCCTGCTTCTCCATCAGGAGTGAGTGGGATGGGAACTACGACGCCGACTTCTCCGTCAAGGCCACCACCAGGTTCACGGGCCTCATCGTCCATCTCACCTTCGACAACCCCGTCGATTCTCTCAAC TACTGGCAGGGGACGGTGGAGAAGGTGGACAGTACCCACTTCACGCTCACCAACCAGATTTTCTCCGCCGTGCCAAACGACGACGTCACGTTTGGCATCGAAGTCCACTTCACGGGCACCAAACCCATCATCACCGGCGTCATTATGAACGGAGATGATGTctgtg ATGGCGTCGGTGACTGGACGACGCCGCACGCCCTAGACAACCCTTGCGACGCCACGGGCATGACCCCATacgactacagccag GTACTGTGCATGTCATACGTTTTCTAC GAGGCTCAGCGCTCGGGTAAGCTGCCCGCTGATCAGAGAGTTACCTGGAGGGGAGACTCTGCCCTCGACGACGGCTCTGATGTGGGCCACGACCTCAGTGGCGGATACTatgatg CCGGGGACCACGTCAAGTTCGGCTTCCCCATGGCCTACACCGCCACCGTCCTCGCCTGGGGACTCCTCGACTTCGAAAAAGGACATGAGCTCGCAG ACCAAGTGGAGTACGGTCGAGCGGCTGTCAAATGGGCCGCGGACTACTTCATCAAAGCCCACACCGCCCATTATGAGTTCTATGGACAG GTGGGAGAAGGGAACTTGGACCACGGCTACTGGGGCCGACCTGAGGAAATGACCATGGACAGACCGTCTTACAAGATTGACAGCGGCGCCCCAG GGTCGGACTTGGCTGCTGAGACCGCCGCCGCCCTGGCCGCAGCCTCCATCATCTTCAAG GACGTGGACAGCGCCTACGCCAGCAAGGTGCTCTCCGTGGCCGAGGAGCTGTACGCCTTCGCTGATGAGGACCGGGAAGTCTACAGCAACTCCATCACGGATGCTGCCGCGTTTTACAG GTCGTGGAGCGGCTACGGTGACGAGCTGTGCTGGGGAGCTCTGTGGCTCTACAGAGCTACGGGAGACGACACCTACCTGACGAAGGCCAGAGCGGCCTGGGAGGAGTTCGACCTTGGGACGGACGCCGTTCAGTTCTCCTGGGACGACAAGAAGGCTGGAGTCTAT GCACTCTACTCCCAGATCGACCCGGCCACGGCTGAGTACAAGACGGCCCTGGAGACCTTCCTCAGCTACGTCATGAATGacgcacccaccaccccacagggCATGGTGTTCCTTGACACCTGGGGTGCCAACCGCCACGCTGCCAACGTCGCCTTTATTGCTCTCTAT GCAGCGCAGTACGTCGACCAGGCCAACAGCGCCCAATACCGCCAGTTTGCGCAGAAGCAGATCGACCTGCTTCTGGGAGACGCCGGCCATTCCTTCGTCGTCGGCTACGGTGTAGACTCGCCCCAGAGGCCACACCATCGCTCCAG CTCCTGCCCGTGGCCCCCAGCCTCCTGCACCGACGGCTGGGCCCAGCAACAGCCGGGACCCAACCCCCACGTCCTCTACGGCGCCCTCGTCGGCGGCCCGGCTGAG GACGGCACCTACTCGGACGACCGCAACGACTACGTCCACAACGAGGTCGCGTGCGACTACAACGCCGCCTTCACAGGAGCGCTGGCGGCCCTGGTCGAGCTCAGCTAG